TATTGAAATACCTGAGGATATTAATGAGGAAACGTGGAGAAGGCTGAAATCTTCCGCATCCTTTGTCTCATGGTAGCCTGCTCCAATCGGCTTACGAAACTTTCGTTATTGGGTTAGCCATGCACTTCACATGTTTCTAGTGATTCATATGGCATCACCAAATGATACATGTCTTGAATAAGAATATACAATGCATTAGAACGCCCTTGTTGACGATTGTTTATTGCGACAACACTTGAAGAATGTGACATCTCACATCGGATAAAGCCTAACTCTTCCTCCTCTTGCTAATACTATGTGGTTGTAAATTATGGCCAATACCAGCGATATAAGCAGTGATTACAATCCAGAGGTTACTCATACTCTGGAAACATTATGTAAGCAACAGTNNNNNNNNNNNNNNNNNNNNNNNNNNNNNNNNNNNNNNNNNNNNNNNNNNNNNNNNNNNNNNNNNNNNNNNNNNNNNNNNNNNNNNNNNNNNNNNNNNNNNNNNNNNNNNNNNNNNNNNNNNNNNNNNNNNNNNNNNNNNNNNNNNNNNNNNNNNNNNNNNNNNNNNNNNNNNNNNNNNNNNNNNNNNNNNNNNNNNNNNNNNNNNNNNNNNNNNNNNNNNNNNNNNNNNNNNNNNNNNNNNNNNNNNNNNNNNAAGTCTCCCTTATTGTCCCTTTATAGAAGAGTACATGAGTTTCTCACCTCATACGGCTCCTCAGTCAATTCTTTCGAACGGATCCTTTTCCTCATTTGAGAGCCTTCGCCTTCCATTCCACCCTGAATACTAACGAAGACCAATAGAGTAGCGTTTCCATGTTCTAATTGAACATTTTCCAGTTATGATATGATTAAAGGAGAAGTCTGTTCTATTGCCAAACATATGCAGTTCAAATCACATCTTATAATAATAAGAAATATTTCTCGGTATCAATCCCATTGCCCCTTATTCTTTGAGAATCCGAAGGATTGTTTTCGAGTTTCCCGAGCTCTTTTATCTTTGACTTGTTTGTTATAGCTTTATTCTTAATTTATTTCATTTTGATTTTCCCTCTTTCTATATTCCTATCCTCTAGGTATAACGTTAGCATCGATAGAGAACATTTTCCTTTGTATGAATCTATATTACTTTATTCTAATTTCTTCCTGAAACTTCCTAAGAAAATACCGATTTGGATTCAAAATTGATGGGTTGATGTGAGGTCATCCAAGTTAGCGCTAACTGTAGTATGTATGTAAAAAATTTACTCCTAACAGCGGTAAAAGCATAACCGGTGTAGGCCGATATTTTGGTTATATCGCGAAGCACGAATGCTTTCTCACCGAACGTAGAAAGCAAAGCAAACTTGATTATTCCTGGAGCTAAAGACCAGAAAATATTCTTGACTGCCCTCGCCATTCCTTTGTTACTCTTCTGTCAAAATTCAACCCTCCGGTCAGCAAACGGCAAGGTTTTTCTGCTCCGTGTCTCACCGGTAGTTTTTGACTAAACCACCACTCCCCGCTGAACAGTGTACCAAAATTAAGTCCAGCTTGTGTTCATATTTTTTTTGAAGTCTAGCTTATGTAACACATCAAGTAGAAATTGTACAAACCCGAAAAAAAGTAGAAATTGTACAACGAAAAAAGCAGGGTATCAACAATTCCGATATGACACCGTGACATCATCGATGGGTtatctacgaatctggatgtaatttttattatttgtaGCGtttgttgtactgtcatgattaaaGATAAATAAATTGAAAGTATTCCTGAAAAATAGCTCCATAGATCTCATCGGAAATGTTTGATGCTACTTGGAGCTTCTTTGGCGACCGTGAAGTCACCAGATGAATTACCAagtattccctccgtccgaaaatacttgttatcaaaatgaatgaaaatagatgtatctaaaattaaaatacatctagatacatccatttcaatgacaagtatttttagacggagggagtagatagatCACATCGGGACGTTGCAGTTGTTCCGCGGTGATACGGACTTGACCCGTTGTGCAACATTTTTTTTCGTGAACACACTTAAGAgtgtatcttttcattgataggtAGAAGAGAATACAGGGTTGCAACCTCAATCAACGTACACTGGCAGGGTTGTGCATCGTATATCGCTTAGATGCAGATACCAGCAGGTATAAATATACCACGACGGACTCTCACCTCAGCAACCCGCACCACACGAACCAGCGAATGGAGATCGTGCTTTGGCTGTTATGGCCGACGCTCGCGGTCGTCTCGCTCCTCTACTGCCTGGCACACACACGCCGTGCGGGCACGGGGCGGATGCCACCGGGTCCCACGCCGCTCCCTCTCGTCGGCAACGTGCTCAGCCTCGGCGGCAACCTCCACCACACCCTCGCGCGCCTCGCTCGCGCCTACGGCCCCGTCATGACGCTCAAGCTTGGCCTCACCACCGCCGTGATCGTGTCCTCGCGCGATGCGGCTTGGGAGGCATTGACGAAGCATGACCGGCGGCTGGCTGCGCACGCCATCCCAGACGCCGCACGCGCGCTCGGCCACTCCGACCGGTCCATGATATGGCTGCCCAGCTCCGACCCGCTCTGGAAGAGCCTGCGCGGCATCGTGGCCACCAACGTCTTCTCCCCGCGCAGCCTCGCCGTGGCGCTCGACGTCCGCCAGCGTAAGGTGCGGGACATGGTGAGTTACTTCCGCGACTGCGCCGGCACAGAGTTGGACGTCGGCCAGGCACTGTACGGCGGCGTGCTAAACCTCGTGTCGAGCTCGTTCTGCTCCGTCGACGTGGTCGACATGGGCGGCCAGTCGGCCCAGGGGGTGCGGAAGCTCGTTGAGGACCTCATCGAGGTGATCGCGAAGCCGAATGTCTCCGATCTTTTCCCTTTCCTTGGACCCCTCGACTTGCAAGGATGGCGTCGCTGGACGGAGATACGCTTCGAGAAAATCTTCCTCATATTGGATGGCATAATTGACCGTCGCATGGCAGCTGCCAACGCCTCCACGGAGAAGCAAGGTGACTTCCTGGACTCGCTCCTCGAGCTCTTGTCCACAGGCAAGATGGCTCGCGACAGCCTGACAACCATAGTGTTCGAGGTCATTGCGGCCGGGAGCGACGCCATGTCCATCACCCTAGAGTGGGCAATGGCGGAGCTGCTTCGGAACCCAAGCGTCATGGCAAAGGTCCGCGCGGAGATAGACGATGCTCTTGGCGGCAAGGAGACCATCGGCGAGACCGACGCGGCGAGCCTGCCGTACCTGCAAGCCGTGGTAAAGGAGGCTATGCGGCTGCACCCGGTGGCGGCGATACTGCTGCCACACCGGGCCGTGGAGGAAGGCGTGCAGATCGGCGGCTACGCCGTGCCGAACGGCTCAACGGTCATTTTCAACGCGTGGGCGATGATGCGGGACCCGGCGGCGTGGGAGAGATCCCACGAG
The window above is part of the Triticum aestivum cultivar Chinese Spring chromosome 2A, IWGSC CS RefSeq v2.1, whole genome shotgun sequence genome. Proteins encoded here:
- the LOC123184163 gene encoding cytochrome P450 76M5-like, with translation MEIVLWLLWPTLAVVSLLYCLAHTRRAGTGRMPPGPTPLPLVGNVLSLGGNLHHTLARLARAYGPVMTLKLGLTTAVIVSSRDAAWEALTKHDRRLAAHAIPDAARALGHSDRSMIWLPSSDPLWKSLRGIVATNVFSPRSLAVALDVRQRKVRDMVSYFRDCAGTELDVGQALYGGVLNLVSSSFCSVDVVDMGGQSAQGVRKLVEDLIEVIAKPNVSDLFPFLGPLDLQGWRRWTEIRFEKIFLILDGIIDRRMAAANASTEKQGDFLDSLLELLSTGKMARDSLTTIVFEVIAAGSDAMSITLEWAMAELLRNPSVMAKVRAEIDDALGGKETIGETDAASLPYLQAVVKEAMRLHPVAAILLPHRAVEEGVQIGGYAVPNGSTVIFNAWAMMRDPAAWERSHEFVPERFLGKADQVVDFRGKAFEFIPFGSGRRLCPGVPMAERVVPFILASLLHAFEWRLPDGGSAAELDVSERFTTANVMAVPLKAVPVVIT